Proteins from a single region of Azospira inquinata:
- the glyQ gene encoding glycine--tRNA ligase subunit alpha produces MPTFQEVILRLQNFWDKQGCALLQPYDIEVGAGTFHTATFLHAVGPEPWAAAYVQPSRRPKDGRYGENPNRLQHYYQYQVVIKPSPDNIQELYLQSLEALGINLQEHDVRFVEDDWESPTLGAWGLGWEVWLDGMEVTQFTYFQQVGGLDCKPVLGEITYGLERLSMYLQGVENVYDLVWARNGDRVVTYGDVFHQNEVEQSKYNFEYSNVEMLFRHFNEYEAEAKRLMEAGLPLPGFEMVMKCSHTFNLLDARGAISVTERAAYIGRVRALARQVAQAYYDSREALGFPMVRAGEGK; encoded by the coding sequence ATGCCAACTTTTCAGGAAGTCATTCTGCGGTTGCAGAATTTCTGGGACAAGCAGGGCTGCGCGCTGCTCCAGCCTTACGATATTGAGGTGGGCGCGGGCACTTTCCACACCGCCACCTTCCTCCACGCCGTGGGCCCCGAACCCTGGGCTGCCGCCTATGTCCAGCCTTCCCGCCGTCCCAAGGACGGCCGCTACGGGGAAAATCCCAACCGGCTTCAGCATTACTACCAGTATCAGGTGGTGATCAAACCCTCTCCCGACAATATTCAGGAACTCTATCTCCAGTCCCTGGAAGCTCTGGGCATCAATCTCCAGGAACACGACGTGCGTTTCGTGGAAGACGACTGGGAATCCCCCACCCTGGGTGCCTGGGGTCTGGGCTGGGAAGTCTGGTTGGACGGCATGGAAGTGACCCAGTTCACCTACTTCCAGCAGGTGGGCGGCCTGGACTGCAAGCCCGTGCTGGGGGAAATCACCTACGGCCTGGAGCGGCTCTCCATGTACCTCCAGGGCGTGGAAAATGTCTATGACCTGGTGTGGGCGAGAAACGGCGACCGGGTCGTGACCTACGGGGACGTGTTCCATCAGAACGAAGTGGAACAGTCCAAGTACAACTTCGAGTATTCCAACGTGGAGATGCTCTTCCGCCATTTCAACGAATACGAAGCCGAGGCCAAGCGCCTCATGGAGGCGGGCCTGCCCCTGCCGGGCTTTGAAATGGTCATGAAGTGCTCCCACACCTTCAATCTCCTGGACGCCCGGGGCGCCATTTCCGTCACCGAACGGGCCGCCTATATCGGCCGGGTGCGGGCGCTGGCCCGCCAGGTCGCCCAGGCCTACTACGACTCCCGGGAGGCCCTGGGTTTCCCCATGGTGCGGGCCGGGGAGGGCAAATAA
- the lnt gene encoding apolipoprotein N-acyltransferase, which yields MAAIPRRRFFSVATCGLGAMAVAAFAPFGWFPLAWLAWAGFYLFVSRADSPREAGWLGFTFGFGHFLAGVSWVYVSLHDFGGMALPMAAFASALLCAYLGLFPALAAWGLGRLKGRGLGPWALVFAFAGLWTLTEWARGWFLTGFPWLSLGYSQTPPSPLAGFAPVLGVYGMGLVTALLAACAAEVVASRRWTMLLPVALILGGGYGLTRVPWVHPVGAPVRVALLQGNIAQDMKWQPERFYDSLESYLRLVLENPAKLTVLPETALPAYYQQLPPEFLSDLRDLVHRQKGDVLVGVVYGEGERYTNSAVSLGASPMQRYDKAHLVPFGEYIPPGFAWFLDMMHMPMSDFTPGQVGRPPLALAGQQVAPDICYEDGFGEEIRQALPRATLLVNMSNTAWFGRSLAQPQHLQISRLRAMENGRPMLRATNTGMTAIITPDGRVQDQLPPFTRGALVGDVQGYQGLTPYARWGNVLMLILAVLCLLPGVLGWGDRPTGSAR from the coding sequence ATGGCTGCCATTCCCCGTCGTCGATTTTTCAGCGTGGCCACCTGCGGCCTGGGTGCCATGGCCGTGGCCGCCTTTGCCCCCTTCGGCTGGTTTCCCCTGGCCTGGCTGGCCTGGGCCGGTTTCTATCTGTTCGTGTCCCGGGCCGACAGCCCCCGGGAAGCGGGCTGGCTGGGCTTTACCTTCGGCTTTGGCCATTTCCTCGCCGGGGTTTCCTGGGTTTACGTGAGTCTTCACGACTTCGGTGGCATGGCCCTGCCCATGGCCGCCTTCGCCAGCGCCTTGCTGTGCGCCTATCTGGGCCTTTTCCCCGCCCTGGCCGCCTGGGGCCTGGGGCGCCTGAAGGGCCGGGGGCTGGGACCCTGGGCTCTGGTGTTCGCCTTCGCCGGTCTCTGGACCCTGACCGAATGGGCCCGGGGCTGGTTCCTCACCGGTTTCCCCTGGCTCAGTCTCGGCTATTCCCAGACCCCCCCCAGTCCCCTGGCCGGGTTCGCCCCGGTGCTGGGGGTCTATGGCATGGGCCTGGTGACCGCCCTGCTGGCCGCCTGCGCCGCCGAGGTGGTGGCTTCCCGGCGCTGGACCATGCTTCTGCCCGTGGCCCTGATCCTGGGGGGCGGCTATGGCCTGACCCGGGTGCCCTGGGTCCATCCCGTGGGGGCGCCGGTACGGGTGGCCCTGCTCCAGGGGAATATTGCCCAGGATATGAAGTGGCAGCCGGAACGATTTTACGATTCCCTGGAATCCTATCTGCGGCTGGTGCTGGAAAACCCGGCCAAACTCACCGTGCTGCCGGAAACGGCGCTGCCCGCCTATTACCAGCAGTTGCCTCCGGAATTTCTCTCCGACCTGCGGGATCTGGTCCATCGCCAGAAGGGGGATGTGCTGGTGGGGGTGGTGTATGGGGAAGGGGAGCGCTACACCAACAGCGCCGTGAGCCTGGGGGCTTCCCCCATGCAGCGCTATGACAAAGCCCATCTGGTGCCCTTCGGCGAATACATTCCCCCGGGCTTCGCCTGGTTCCTGGACATGATGCACATGCCCATGTCCGACTTCACTCCGGGCCAGGTGGGGCGTCCCCCCCTGGCCCTGGCCGGGCAGCAGGTGGCGCCGGATATCTGCTATGAGGACGGCTTCGGCGAGGAAATCCGCCAGGCCCTGCCCCGGGCCACCCTGCTGGTGAATATGTCCAACACCGCCTGGTTTGGCCGTTCCCTGGCCCAGCCCCAGCACCTGCAAATTTCCCGCCTGCGGGCCATGGAAAACGGCCGCCCCATGCTGCGGGCCACCAATACGGGCATGACCGCCATCATCACCCCGGATGGCCGGGTCCAGGACCAGCTGCCCCCCTTTACCCGGGGCGCTCTGGTGGGGGATGTGCAGGGCTACCAGGGGCTCACCCCCTATGCCCGCTGGGGCAATGTCCTGATGCTGATACTGGCCGTGCTCTGCCTGCTACCCGGGGTGCTGGGCTGGGGCGACCGGCCGACCGGTTCTGCCCGCTAA
- a CDS encoding HlyC/CorC family transporter, producing MDSSPSTPKPTFLERLSSLLLREPEDREQLLELLHSAFERSLLDADALTIIEGALAASETAVRDVMVPRAQMDFLTLDQPLPALISTVITTAHSRFPVVGDNKDDILGILLAKDLLRAFGDPAFALRDWLRPAVFIPESKRLDVLLREFRVSHNHMAIVVDEYGGVAGLVTIEDVLEQIVGDIEDEYDFDEDKDNILQDQSGRYRVKAQTEIDAFNETFGTHFEDQSCDTVGGLVMAALGRVPKRNEVLELEGLKFQVLRADSRRLYTLLVERLPRTEAPAA from the coding sequence ATGGACAGTTCCCCCAGTACCCCCAAACCCACTTTTCTTGAACGCTTGTCCTCCCTCCTGTTGCGGGAGCCGGAGGACCGGGAGCAACTCCTGGAATTGCTCCATTCCGCCTTCGAGCGCAGCCTGCTCGACGCGGACGCCCTGACCATTATCGAAGGGGCCCTGGCCGCCTCCGAAACCGCCGTGCGGGACGTGATGGTGCCCCGGGCCCAGATGGATTTCCTCACCCTGGATCAGCCTCTGCCGGCCCTGATTTCCACGGTCATTACCACCGCCCACTCCCGTTTCCCCGTGGTAGGGGACAACAAGGACGACATCCTGGGCATCCTCCTGGCCAAAGACCTGCTGCGGGCCTTTGGCGACCCGGCCTTCGCCCTCCGGGACTGGCTTCGTCCCGCCGTCTTTATCCCCGAATCCAAGCGTCTGGACGTGCTGCTCCGGGAATTCCGGGTCTCCCACAATCACATGGCTATTGTGGTGGACGAATACGGCGGCGTGGCTGGCCTAGTGACCATCGAGGATGTGCTGGAACAGATCGTGGGGGACATCGAAGACGAATACGACTTCGATGAGGACAAGGACAACATTCTCCAGGACCAGTCCGGCCGCTACCGAGTCAAGGCCCAGACCGAGATCGACGCCTTCAACGAAACCTTCGGCACCCATTTCGAGGATCAGAGCTGCGATACGGTGGGGGGGCTGGTGATGGCCGCCCTGGGCCGGGTGCCCAAGCGCAATGAGGTGCTGGAGCTGGAGGGCTTGAAATTCCAGGTGCTGCGGGCGGACAGCCGGCGCCTCTATACCCTCCTGGTGGAACGCCTGCCCCGGACGGAAGCCCCGGCTGCCTGA
- the ybeY gene encoding rRNA maturation RNase YbeY, translating to MTPSRRLNLSVQYVIRPEDVPARPAIFRWARAALNVDGMKGGQITVRFVAPEEGRDLNRDYRGKDYTTNVLSFPYDQEPVVFGDLVISPDVVRREAAEQGIPTEAHYAHLVVHGMLHLQGYDHENDQEAEVMEGREREILATLGYPDPYAAERGEPPDQAPSLPRSESR from the coding sequence GTGACCCCCAGCCGCCGCCTCAATCTTTCCGTGCAATACGTCATCCGCCCCGAGGACGTTCCCGCCCGTCCGGCCATTTTCCGCTGGGCCCGGGCGGCCCTCAATGTGGACGGCATGAAGGGGGGCCAGATTACGGTGCGCTTTGTGGCCCCGGAAGAAGGCCGGGACCTGAACCGGGACTATCGGGGCAAGGACTACACCACCAATGTGCTGTCCTTCCCCTATGACCAGGAGCCGGTGGTCTTTGGCGACCTGGTCATCAGCCCGGACGTGGTGCGCAGGGAAGCGGCGGAGCAGGGCATCCCCACGGAGGCTCACTACGCCCACCTGGTGGTGCATGGTATGCTGCATTTACAGGGCTACGACCACGAAAACGATCAGGAAGCCGAAGTCATGGAGGGCCGGGAGCGGGAAATCCTGGCCACCCTGGGCTATCCCGACCCCTATGCCGCCGAACGCGGCGAGCCTCCCGACCAGGCGCCTTCCCTTCCCCGATCAGAGAGCCGCTAA
- a CDS encoding PhoH family protein has protein sequence MSPRGSAKTGAAKARPLEVILDPLDNTQLSNLCGALDENLRQIETALDVTIARRGERFTLRGEAEHTARAAEALRHFYDRAADGLTVDDVQLGLVEILNRPVRRLSAPAAPAPAVGTPALVTRKTELHGRTPRQVEYLKAIQEHDITFGIGPAGTGKTYLAVASAVDAFERDLVERIVLTRPAVEAGERLGFLPGDLAQKVDPYLRPLYDALYDLMGFDRVTRLYEKGAIEIAPLAFMRGRTLNHAFIILDEAQNTTPEQMKMFLTRIGIGAKAVITGDLTQVDLPKGHSSGLKEAALILKDVRGIAFTQFLKEDVVRHPLVARIVSAYEDHTRKQAS, from the coding sequence ATGAGCCCCCGTGGCAGCGCCAAAACGGGGGCGGCCAAGGCCCGTCCCCTGGAAGTCATTCTCGACCCCCTGGACAACACCCAGCTGTCCAACCTCTGCGGCGCCCTGGACGAAAACCTGCGCCAGATCGAAACCGCCCTGGATGTGACCATTGCCCGCCGGGGAGAACGCTTTACCCTGCGCGGCGAGGCAGAGCACACCGCCCGAGCGGCGGAGGCCCTGCGCCATTTCTACGACCGGGCGGCGGACGGCCTGACGGTGGACGACGTGCAGCTGGGGCTGGTGGAAATCCTTAACCGGCCGGTGCGGCGCCTCTCCGCCCCGGCGGCTCCGGCGCCGGCGGTGGGCACCCCCGCCCTGGTGACCCGCAAGACCGAGCTCCATGGCCGCACCCCCCGCCAGGTGGAATACCTGAAAGCCATCCAGGAACACGACATCACCTTCGGCATTGGCCCGGCGGGCACGGGCAAGACCTATCTGGCCGTGGCCAGCGCCGTGGATGCCTTTGAGCGGGATCTGGTGGAGCGCATCGTCCTTACCCGTCCGGCGGTGGAAGCGGGGGAACGGCTTGGTTTTCTCCCCGGGGATCTGGCCCAGAAGGTGGATCCTTATCTGCGCCCCCTCTACGACGCCCTTTACGACCTCATGGGCTTTGACCGGGTGACCCGGCTCTACGAAAAGGGCGCCATTGAAATCGCCCCCCTGGCCTTTATGCGGGGCCGCACCCTGAACCACGCTTTCATCATCCTGGACGAAGCCCAGAACACCACGCCGGAACAGATGAAAATGTTCCTGACCCGCATCGGTATCGGCGCCAAGGCGGTGATTACGGGGGACCTGACCCAGGTGGATTTACCCAAGGGCCACAGCAGCGGCCTCAAGGAAGCGGCCCTGATCCTCAAGGACGTGCGGGGTATCGCCTTTACCCAGTTTCTCAAAGAAGACGTGGTGCGCCATCCCCTGGTGGCCCGCATCGTCTCCGCCTACGAAGACCACACCCGGAAGCAAGCCTCGTGA
- the miaB gene encoding tRNA (N6-isopentenyl adenosine(37)-C2)-methylthiotransferase MiaB — protein sequence MNEYDSDKMADVLNQAGGIEKTDNPEDADIILFNTCSVREKAQEKVFHDLGRVRHLKQSKPDLVIGVGGCVASQEGEAIVARAPYVDVVFGPQTLHRLPQLIADRRTKGRAAVDVSFPEIEKFDALPPAKTEGASAFVSIMEGCSKFCTYCIVPYTRGGEVSRPFEDILTEVAGLAEQGVKEITLLGQNVNAYRGQVGGSEGETADLALLIEYIADMPGVERIRYTTSHPREMTARLIETYAKVPKLVSHLHLPVQAGADRVLAAMKRGYTTLEYKSVVRKLRAARPDLSLSSDFIVGFPGETEADFEKTMSLIEELNFDTSFSFVYSPRPGTPAVELADDTPQDVKLKRLMRLQKQIEAQAMAISQTMVGSVQRVLVEGVSKKDPGELAGRTDNNRVVNFVGNPRLIHHFVEVAITSALPHSLRGEIVTREREA from the coding sequence ATGAACGAGTACGACTCGGACAAGATGGCCGATGTGCTTAACCAGGCGGGCGGGATCGAGAAAACCGATAACCCGGAAGACGCCGATATCATTCTCTTCAACACCTGTTCCGTGCGGGAAAAGGCCCAGGAAAAGGTGTTTCACGACCTGGGCCGGGTGCGCCACCTGAAGCAATCCAAACCTGATCTGGTGATCGGCGTGGGGGGCTGCGTGGCCAGTCAGGAAGGGGAGGCCATTGTGGCCCGGGCCCCGTACGTGGATGTGGTGTTCGGGCCCCAGACCCTGCACCGGCTGCCCCAATTGATCGCGGATCGGCGTACCAAGGGCCGGGCGGCGGTGGATGTGTCCTTTCCGGAAATCGAAAAATTCGATGCCCTGCCCCCGGCCAAGACGGAAGGGGCCAGCGCCTTCGTTTCCATCATGGAAGGCTGCTCCAAGTTCTGCACCTACTGCATCGTGCCCTACACCCGGGGCGGCGAAGTATCCCGCCCCTTTGAGGACATCCTCACCGAAGTGGCCGGGCTGGCGGAGCAGGGGGTCAAGGAAATCACCCTCCTGGGCCAGAACGTGAACGCCTACCGGGGCCAGGTGGGCGGCTCGGAAGGGGAAACGGCGGATTTGGCCCTGCTGATCGAATACATCGCCGACATGCCCGGGGTGGAGCGCATCCGCTACACCACTTCCCATCCCCGGGAAATGACGGCCCGGCTTATTGAAACCTATGCCAAGGTGCCCAAGCTGGTGTCCCACCTCCACCTGCCCGTGCAGGCCGGGGCGGACCGGGTGCTGGCGGCCATGAAGCGGGGCTACACCACCCTGGAATACAAGAGCGTGGTGCGTAAGCTGCGGGCCGCCCGGCCCGACCTGTCCCTGAGTTCCGATTTCATCGTGGGTTTCCCCGGGGAAACGGAAGCGGACTTTGAAAAGACCATGAGCCTGATTGAGGAGCTGAATTTCGACACCTCCTTCAGCTTTGTGTACAGCCCCCGCCCGGGCACGCCGGCGGTGGAACTGGCCGACGATACGCCCCAGGACGTGAAGTTAAAGCGCCTGATGCGGCTGCAAAAGCAGATAGAGGCCCAGGCCATGGCCATTTCCCAGACCATGGTGGGCTCGGTGCAACGGGTGCTGGTGGAAGGGGTTTCCAAGAAAGATCCAGGGGAGCTGGCGGGGCGCACGGACAACAACCGGGTGGTCAATTTCGTCGGCAATCCCCGGCTCATCCACCATTTTGTGGAAGTGGCCATTACCTCGGCCCTGCCCCACTCCCTGCGGGGGGAGATTGTGACCCGGGAGCGCGAGGCCTGA
- a CDS encoding type I restriction endonuclease subunit R codes for MTNVLTAKEVTATYGELALVELPAINCFASLGWETANLYNETFGPDGTEGRKSAAEVIFVPRLRKALERINPGYPASAYEQAIEQLTEDRSKQIPVNANQAFYKLLRDRVKVEVPDNEGNPLTVELSAIDWNRPENNDFFLAQQMWVSGEMYKRRCDLLGFVNGIPLVFIELKGPHVPLKSAYDDNLKDYKGQSIPQLFHPNAFILLSNGLQTRVGTLTSPWEHFFEWRRIDDEEEAGSTSLETAIRGLCDKRRLLDLVENFTLFETARGGLIKKVAKNHQYLGVNKAIAQMRKLRESGDGEAAKKLGVFWHTQGSGKSLSMVFFTQKILRTLPGKWTFVIVTDRSELDDQIYKTFTATGAITGAEVQANSGEHLKQLLSQDHRYVFSLIQKFHTDRGETYAQISDRSDIIVITDEAHRSQYDIFALNMRNALPNAAFLGFTGTPLIAGEEERTREVFGDYVSVYDFARSIEDGATVPLYYENRTPELQITNKNLNRDMEKLLEAAELDEAQEKKLEREFAREYHLITRDDRLNAIAADLVKHFLGRGYRGKAMMVCIDKATAVRMYDKVQACWKKQLADLREQLKTATGDAKEVLAEKIMVMQTTDMAVVVSQSQNEVEDLKAKGLDIVLHRQRMLKEDLDEKFKDPESSLRLVFVCAMWITGFDVPTCSTLYLDKPMRNHTLMQTIARANRVAPGKSAGLIVDYVGIFRNLQDALRIYAKPNQPGQLPIKDKGALVELLDGLLKQAEAFCALLDVDLKQLVSIPPEKRLEALQKAMDAILAAGEDKVRAYLLLAGQIARAFQAILPDGAANAYAPMSVLISYLGAMIKALRPVPDISGVMSDLEALLDNSIATEGYHIGGRPAAEGLIDLSQIDFAALQKKFEAGQKATETEKLKGQIERKLDKMVRENKGRIDFMEKFKKLIESYNASSHNLESFFKELMDFAQTLTQEEQRAHRENLSEEELAIFDLLTQHEPELSDKDKNEVKKVAKDLLAKLKAEKLVLDWRLKTQTKADVERTIRDFYIHLPKSYTPDLKKDKRVKTYAHIYENYFGAGQSIYQSMSAGRP; via the coding sequence ATGACTAATGTTCTCACAGCCAAGGAAGTCACAGCCACCTACGGGGAACTGGCTCTGGTCGAGCTACCCGCGATCAACTGTTTTGCATCCCTTGGTTGGGAGACGGCTAACCTCTACAACGAGACCTTCGGCCCGGACGGCACGGAGGGCCGCAAGTCTGCCGCCGAAGTCATCTTCGTGCCTCGCCTTCGCAAGGCGCTGGAACGCATCAACCCCGGTTACCCGGCCTCCGCCTACGAACAGGCCATCGAGCAACTGACCGAGGATCGCTCCAAGCAGATTCCGGTCAATGCCAACCAGGCCTTCTACAAGCTGTTGCGGGACCGGGTGAAGGTGGAGGTCCCCGATAACGAAGGCAACCCCCTGACGGTGGAACTTTCTGCCATCGACTGGAACCGCCCGGAGAACAATGACTTTTTCCTGGCCCAGCAGATGTGGGTGTCGGGGGAGATGTACAAGCGCCGCTGTGACCTGCTGGGCTTTGTCAATGGCATCCCGCTGGTCTTCATCGAACTAAAGGGGCCCCATGTGCCCCTGAAGTCTGCCTACGACGACAACCTGAAGGACTACAAGGGCCAGAGCATTCCCCAGTTGTTCCACCCCAATGCTTTCATCCTGCTTTCTAATGGCTTGCAGACCCGGGTGGGGACCCTGACTAGTCCCTGGGAGCACTTCTTCGAGTGGCGGCGCATTGACGATGAAGAGGAGGCGGGCTCCACCAGTCTGGAGACGGCCATTCGGGGGCTTTGTGACAAGAGGCGCCTGCTCGACCTGGTGGAGAACTTCACCCTGTTCGAAACGGCCCGGGGTGGTTTGATCAAAAAGGTGGCCAAGAACCACCAGTACCTGGGGGTGAACAAGGCCATTGCCCAGATGCGCAAGCTGCGGGAATCCGGGGACGGGGAAGCGGCGAAAAAGCTGGGGGTTTTCTGGCATACCCAGGGGAGTGGCAAGAGCCTTTCTATGGTGTTTTTTACCCAGAAAATTTTGCGTACCCTGCCGGGAAAGTGGACCTTTGTGATTGTCACGGACCGCTCCGAACTGGACGATCAAATCTACAAGACCTTCACGGCCACCGGCGCCATTACGGGGGCGGAAGTTCAGGCCAACAGCGGGGAACATCTGAAGCAGCTCCTCTCCCAGGACCACCGCTATGTCTTTAGCCTCATCCAGAAATTCCACACGGATAGGGGGGAGACTTATGCCCAGATTTCCGACCGCAGCGACATCATTGTCATTACCGATGAAGCCCACCGCAGCCAGTACGACATCTTTGCCCTGAACATGCGGAATGCCTTGCCCAATGCCGCTTTCCTGGGCTTTACCGGGACGCCGCTGATTGCGGGGGAGGAGGAGCGTACCCGGGAAGTGTTCGGGGATTACGTTTCGGTCTACGACTTTGCCCGCTCCATCGAAGACGGGGCCACGGTGCCGTTGTATTACGAGAACCGTACACCCGAGCTTCAGATCACCAACAAGAATCTCAACCGGGATATGGAGAAGCTCCTTGAGGCGGCGGAACTGGACGAGGCCCAGGAGAAGAAGCTGGAGCGGGAATTTGCCCGGGAGTATCACCTGATTACCCGGGATGATCGACTAAATGCCATTGCCGCCGATCTGGTTAAGCATTTCCTTGGCCGGGGTTACCGGGGCAAGGCCATGATGGTCTGCATCGACAAAGCCACGGCGGTGCGCATGTACGACAAGGTGCAGGCCTGCTGGAAGAAACAGTTGGCCGATCTGCGCGAGCAACTGAAGACAGCCACCGGGGATGCCAAGGAGGTGCTGGCGGAAAAGATTATGGTCATGCAGACCACCGATATGGCGGTGGTGGTGTCCCAATCCCAGAATGAAGTGGAAGACCTGAAGGCCAAGGGGCTGGACATCGTTCTCCACCGGCAGCGGATGCTGAAGGAGGACTTGGACGAGAAATTCAAAGACCCGGAGAGTTCTCTCCGTCTGGTCTTTGTCTGTGCCATGTGGATTACCGGCTTTGATGTGCCCACCTGTTCCACCTTGTACCTGGACAAGCCGATGCGCAATCACACCCTGATGCAGACCATTGCTCGGGCCAACCGGGTGGCGCCGGGCAAGAGTGCCGGTCTGATTGTGGATTACGTGGGTATCTTTCGTAACCTACAGGATGCCCTGCGTATCTACGCCAAGCCCAACCAGCCGGGACAATTGCCGATCAAGGACAAGGGGGCGCTGGTCGAACTGCTGGATGGCTTGCTCAAACAGGCGGAAGCCTTCTGTGCGCTCCTGGATGTTGATCTCAAGCAGCTGGTCAGCATCCCCCCGGAAAAACGTTTGGAAGCATTGCAGAAGGCCATGGACGCTATTCTTGCCGCCGGGGAAGATAAGGTTAGGGCCTACTTGCTCTTGGCGGGGCAAATAGCGCGTGCCTTCCAGGCCATTTTGCCCGATGGCGCGGCGAATGCTTATGCCCCCATGTCGGTGTTGATCTCTTACCTGGGAGCCATGATCAAGGCGTTGCGCCCCGTCCCTGATATTTCCGGGGTGATGAGCGACTTGGAAGCGCTGCTGGATAATTCCATCGCCACCGAGGGGTATCACATTGGGGGGCGTCCTGCCGCTGAAGGTCTGATTGATCTGTCCCAAATCGACTTTGCCGCCCTTCAAAAAAAGTTCGAGGCAGGCCAGAAGGCCACCGAGACCGAAAAACTGAAGGGACAGATCGAGCGAAAGCTGGACAAGATGGTCCGTGAGAACAAGGGTCGGATCGACTTCATGGAGAAGTTCAAGAAGCTGATCGAAAGCTACAACGCCTCCAGTCACAACCTGGAAAGCTTTTTCAAAGAGCTGATGGACTTTGCCCAGACTCTGACCCAAGAAGAACAGCGGGCACACCGGGAAAATCTCTCTGAGGAGGAACTGGCTATCTTTGACCTGCTGACCCAGCACGAACCGGAACTGAGCGATAAGGACAAGAACGAGGTGAAGAAGGTGGCCAAGGACCTGTTGGCCAAGTTGAAGGCGGAGAAACTTGTCCTGGATTGGCGCTTGAAGACCCAGACCAAGGCGGATGTGGAGCGCACTATCCGTGATTTCTATATTCATCTCCCCAAGTCCTATACCCCTGATCTGAAGAAGGACAAGCGGGTGAAGACCTACGCCCATATCTATGAGAACTACTTCGGGGCGGGGCAGAGCATCTACCAAAGCATGTCCGCGGGGCGCCCTTGA
- a CDS encoding restriction endonuclease subunit S — protein sequence MKKTGHTKVQLGEIATVFSGFAFKSSDLGSSGIPVIKIGNIQAGCVQSRCADHFPRELFTGKLNRYVLQQGDSLVAMTGAGSVGKFGRMLKVSQRFLVNQRVGIIRPDKAKCDPAFVFYVLSLPNYEKTLYAQGLGAGQPNVSAKQISDLEVPFPPLKTQRCIVSILSAYDDLIENNTRRIAILEEMARRIYEEWFVRFRFPGHEQVKMVESELGLIPEGWIAGKLGEHLISIESGKRPKGGISEIDEGVPSIGAENVISIGRHNFDSEKLISKEFFASMKKGVVADRDVAVYKDGAYIGRSTYFRDSFPHRVCAVNEHVFLLRSSGIHLTQNQLYLWLQRTETVDAIRATNANAAQPGINQKTVSWLSLVLPDKNLAASFDKTVEPMLASITNLAKKNRILRQTRDLLLPKLISGELDVSTLPEPEEAVAA from the coding sequence ATGAAGAAAACTGGCCATACAAAGGTGCAATTAGGAGAAATTGCTACTGTTTTCTCCGGGTTTGCATTTAAGAGTTCCGACCTCGGAAGTAGTGGAATACCCGTGATCAAGATTGGGAACATCCAAGCTGGGTGCGTCCAGTCTCGCTGTGCGGACCATTTCCCGAGAGAGCTTTTTACCGGCAAATTAAACCGATACGTTTTACAGCAGGGAGACAGCTTAGTTGCTATGACCGGAGCCGGAAGTGTAGGCAAGTTTGGTCGGATGCTAAAAGTTTCACAACGGTTTTTGGTCAATCAGCGTGTTGGAATTATTCGACCTGATAAGGCCAAGTGTGATCCGGCCTTTGTTTTTTATGTTCTGTCGCTGCCGAATTATGAGAAGACCTTGTATGCCCAAGGACTTGGAGCCGGACAGCCAAATGTAAGTGCAAAGCAAATATCTGATCTGGAGGTGCCGTTCCCTCCATTGAAAACTCAACGCTGCATCGTCTCCATCCTTTCCGCATACGACGACCTGATCGAAAACAACACGCGACGGATCGCCATCCTTGAGGAAATGGCGCGGAGAATCTACGAGGAGTGGTTCGTCCGCTTCCGTTTTCCGGGGCATGAACAGGTGAAGATGGTGGAGTCGGAACTGGGGTTGATCCCGGAGGGGTGGATTGCAGGAAAGCTCGGGGAGCACTTGATATCGATTGAATCAGGGAAGCGTCCCAAAGGGGGAATTTCCGAAATAGACGAAGGGGTGCCAAGTATTGGGGCTGAAAACGTGATTTCGATTGGTCGCCACAATTTCGATTCTGAGAAGCTAATTTCCAAGGAGTTTTTCGCCTCGATGAAAAAAGGGGTTGTCGCTGATCGAGATGTCGCTGTCTATAAGGACGGAGCCTACATAGGAAGGTCAACTTACTTCAGAGACTCATTTCCTCATCGTGTCTGTGCAGTCAACGAACACGTCTTTCTTCTCCGCTCATCGGGAATTCATCTGACCCAGAACCAACTGTATCTTTGGTTACAGCGCACTGAAACGGTAGATGCCATTCGAGCAACAAATGCGAATGCCGCTCAGCCCGGTATCAATCAAAAGACAGTGAGTTGGCTCTCGTTGGTATTACCAGATAAAAATCTTGCAGCATCTTTCGATAAGACCGTAGAGCCAATGCTTGCGTCCATAACAAACCTTGCGAAGAAGAATCGAATTCTTCGGCAAACAAGAGACCTCCTGCTCCCCAAGCTCATCTCCGGCGAACTCGACGTTTCTACCCTACCTGAACCTGAGGAGGCCGTCGCGGCATGA